CTCGCCTGGCGGGTATTGTCAGCGGTTTGACGTACCGTCTCGCTCAGCTGGGTCATGCTGGCCGCCGTCTCTTCCAGCGACGCCGCCTGCTGCTCGGTACGCGAAGAGAGATCCTCATTGCCTGCGGTAATCTGCACCGATGCGCTGCTGACCGACTGCGACGCCTGGTTCACCGAGGCGAGCGCCGATGCGACGCGCTGCATCAGATGGTTAAAGGCGCGCGCCATATTGCCAATCTCATCACGACGGCTCTCATCGGCGTTCAGCGTCAGGTCGAGATTGTCACTGGCGCGCGTCATCACGTTGCCCATGGCCGTCAGGCTGCGGCGAATACGCAAAATGGTAAAGGTAGAGAAGAGGCCGAACAGCACGATGGTGGCGATCACGCCGCCGATGGTGGCCCACAGCACAATTTTAAACTGGCTACGGTTGGTGTCGCGCAGCTCGTTGCTGATGTCGATATTGAGCGTCAGCTGTTTCTGGTAGTCGGCAATCAACTGGCGAATCGCTGCGCCGACGCCCGTATCGCCCTCGATCATCCCGAGCGTCAGGCTATCCTGATGCGCATGGGAGGCGGCGATAAACGCCGGCAGACGATCGTTAATTACGCGCAGGTTCTCATAGGCGACGTTGGTCAGACGCTTGTCCTCGTCGTTAGAGATATCGTTGGTCATGTAGTAGTCGATCTGCGATTTGATCTGCGCCAGGCTTGCGGCGAGGTTTTTTTCCACCCCGGCAAACTTCGCGTCTTCGGTCTGGCTCTGGTGCTTGTAGAGCGTGATTGCCAGCTGATTACCTTCATCAATCATTTTCCCCAGATCCTTGATCGAGGGAATAGCGTTGGCCTGGACATACTCAAAGCGATCCTGAAACCCGGACAGCAGCGAGATAGCCAGTACGGCCTGTAAAATAATCGCGCCAAACAGCAGCGAGAATGCCAACAGCAGGCGTTGGGTGATGTTCATCCTGTTCTCCATAAGGTTAGTGCCCCTGACCTTATGTGTTCAGGCAGGGTTTAGCTCTCCTGTCATCGGCACGGTCTCCGCTTTTATTAATTTTATTTGCGCGGCGCGCTGCACATTTTCCAGACGCCGCTGCAGGGATTCTCGCTAACGACCTGAGCCCGACGCGTTATCCGAGCGCCATTATCGCGGAGGACACCAGCGGCAGGATGGCGGCAGGTCATCTCCCCTGCGTCCGCCTGCGCGGCGGCCGCCAGCCAGTTGTCATAATTCCTTCATCAGCGCGCTGTAGTCCGGCCTCTCTGCTGCCGATAACGGTGAGAAGTATTTCAAATACGCTTTATCGACACTCTGGCGCGGCGACTATTGATGACGACTTATACTCACCCCTCTTCCACTGACGGACGCGCGCGCGGCCTGGTCAGAAAACCGATGATTATTATGCTGGTGCTGCTCGGCCTCTCTTTTGGCGCCGCGCTGACCGCGCTGCTCTGCGTGGCCGACGATCTGAACGATAAAGCGGATCTTCGCAGCGGTCTGCTGCTGGGCAAGGCGTTCGCCAGCAGCGAGGAGAGCATGCGCTTTCACCTCAGCGACAACGCGGAATGGGGCGAAGCCTACGATAACCTGCATCGCGTGCTAAACCTCGACTGGGCCTGGCAAAATCAGAACCTGGGCGAATCGCTGTTCACCACCTTCGGCTATGAGGGGGTGTTCGTGATCGCCCCCAGCGGCGAAACCCGCTACAGCGTGCTTGAGGGGGCGCTGCGCCACGAAAGTTTTCAGGCGTGGCTGGGTCAGGACCCGCTTAACGTTGTGAAGCAGTGGCTACAGCAGAACGACGGCAAGGCGATCGCGCGTCTGGTGCGCACCGGCGACCAGCTGGCGCTGATTGGCGCCTCCTGGATCACCCCAGGGGGCGACCACAGCGTAAACAGGGTTGAAGGCCCCCCCTCTGTAATGATCTTTGTCGACCGCCTCACGCCCGCGAAGCTGGCGAGCGCCGGCGCGGAGTATGGCATTAAGAACCTCAGCTACGCCGACGCGCTGGCCGCCGCCTCCGCCGACACCGCGCGCTATCGCGTATCAGCGCTGGGCGGCGCCGTGACGCTGATGTGGCAGAGCGACAATCCCGGCGGCGCGCTGCTTACCTGGCTGCTGCCGCTGCTGGTGCTGCTGATGGGCGCCACCTTTTTCACCGCCACCATGCTGATGCGCAACGCGCTGCGCAAAGCGCGCCACAGCGACGTCAGCACCTTCCTGCTGGAGCAGAGCCAGCAGGCGCTTGCCGCCAGCGAACAGCGCTTTCGCGACGTGGCGGAGAGCACCACCGACTGGATCTGGGAAGCGGATGCGCAGCTGCGCTTTACCTGGATCTCCGGGCGCTTTCCCGCCGTCACCGGCTACCACAGCCAGGACTGGCTGCATCAGCCGCTGCACGCTTTTCTGCTCGACGATGCCGATTTGCCGCAGCGGCTGACGCAGCGGGAGCAGCCCGGCGAGCCGCTGACGCTGCTGCGCTGCCGCTACCGATCCGCGCAG
Above is a genomic segment from Pantoea agglomerans containing:
- a CDS encoding methyl-accepting chemotaxis protein, which encodes MNITQRLLLAFSLLFGAIILQAVLAISLLSGFQDRFEYVQANAIPSIKDLGKMIDEGNQLAITLYKHQSQTEDAKFAGVEKNLAASLAQIKSQIDYYMTNDISNDEDKRLTNVAYENLRVINDRLPAFIAASHAHQDSLTLGMIEGDTGVGAAIRQLIADYQKQLTLNIDISNELRDTNRSQFKIVLWATIGGVIATIVLFGLFSTFTILRIRRSLTAMGNVMTRASDNLDLTLNADESRRDEIGNMARAFNHLMQRVASALASVNQASQSVSSASVQITAGNEDLSSRTEQQAASLEETAASMTQLSETVRQTADNTRQASQLAANASSLSEKSGASLSTMLATMDDIRGSSRKVNDIVSLIEGIAFQTNILALNAAVEAARAGEHGKGFAVVAGEVRNLSQRSTAAAHEIKALIEASHQLTEAGAAQASDVGRNMDVMKDAIRQVSDLVGEIAAAAVEQSQGIAQVHQAVNQMDDVTQQNAALVEEASAAAQSLQEQASTLTELVGKFRIGSTLEFAAPRAPAAQPTPFRAPAPQRVAVINEAEWQSF